Genomic segment of Gasterosteus aculeatus chromosome 4, fGasAcu3.hap1.1, whole genome shotgun sequence:
caaagagagagagagagagagggggcgagagagagagagagagagagagggagagagagagagagggggagagagggagagagagagagagggggagagagggagagagagaggggggcgcTCGCGTGCCCGTGACAGCGGCTCACAGTGCAGGGGAGGCGGATCGCTGTGTAGCGCAGCAGCCTGagctaaagctaaagctaaagctaacTAGCCATGTTGCTGTCTCGGCTGTTCCCGCTGCTGGTGTGCGTCTGCTAGCGGGCCGCCCTGGACTCCCTATCCACCCTGAGGTGCATCATGCCCGGctggaagaaaaacatcccggCCTGTCTCCAACCGGACCAGGAGGGGGGTAAGACCCgacccacgcgcacacacacacacacacacacacacacacacacacacacacacacacaccggcgagtgtgtgtttcagcacaCGCCTGTCCAtgtgagcgcgcgcgcgcgtgtgtaggcgtgtgcgtgtgagcgcgTGTACTATTTATTGCCGGTGCGGTCGCTGTGCGGAGTGTCGCGCGCAAACCGTCGACTGCCTCGAAATCAGTGAAAGTTGGTAACTGATACCGTGCgaatgcgtgtgcgtgcgtgcgtgcgtgcgcggtCTCGTGTTAGTCCGACGCACCGGGTGAGGTTACCGTGACGTTCCGGTGATTTCACGCTACCGGCGACTAACGCGCTCCCCGTCAGGCGCCCGCTCACCGGCTACCGACCGGGGGGACGAGGTCCGCAAGCGGGCTGCTAACGAGGCTAACCGGCGCTAACCCGGTTAACCCGGTCAACGGACGGCGTTGGTCAACTGAGTGCGTGCGTGAGAGTGTTTTTAACGGGCTGCGGTGTCTGCCGGTGTTACGGTGAAACGCGTGACGCTGTGACGTCACGTGCTACAACGTTTGGTCGCGTGATGAGACGTTAACACTGTTTTAATGTCGATGGAGGTTTAATAGATACAATGATTCGTTCGGTACTTTATTAGATTGGTTTTTAATTATAGTTTCATTGTAGTGAACTACATTGTAACAGGCAGAGTGGTCCTCCGCTACAACTCATTGTTTTTACTAtggaattaaataataattaaccCAATATAATCAAATTTAATTTatgttatatatttatgtaatcaataaaagaTTAGCTCCATCAGGATGTTTGCTTGTACTGATGCGTGTACTCAAATATCTGATAAATTCACTTCTTGTGTATCTGAATtagaattgtattttattacaagctatatatataaataaatcgaAGATTTATAGATACAAAAATAACTTTATATGATACTATAATATTCTTTAGCGTAAGGGCTTGTTGTATAATAGTGTTTTATATATATGGTATTTTTGGTGGAATAAGCCCACAGTTTCTCACATAGTTCTCAGTTTTACGTTAGTTTTGCGTTAATGAGACAATTTCCATCAGTTAATCGCTCCAGTCAGATGAAAGTTATTTGCAGCCACGATTTTCAGTCCTAAACGtactgtttttttgtatgtatttgaACCGTGACACACGTTTTCAGAACGCTGGTCAAGTTACCGCTCACTTAAACTACACCTGCTGGGGTTTTatcctcctcccacaccaggtgtcGGATTCACAAAACCCATTTTTACCTCCCGTTTAGTCGGCTTGAAGACGACAAACTGTCACCCCCccctttgtgtttaaaatatattatattatgtatataaCACCAACAATCTCACCCTTAAAAGCTGtaacctgcacacaaacacttttttggTTGGTTAAAGAGCATAAATAATCCTAAATGTTGACAGCACTTGGTGGGATGAGAAACCGGCCTGAGGGTCCACGTAATGATGTAAACCCGTCTGTAGCGCTCCCAGAGAGATGACGATGTCGTCCTTCCAGATAAACCTTCGTCACAGAGAAAGTAAATTGGACAATATGTTAGAATGTTAAATGTACGAGGAGGTGGAAACCAGACCAACGGATGTTCACGGAGACGATGAAAAGAACAAACGCAGTATTTCTgtggccaaggtcccccaaactgatggcgaggtggagcagggaccccctattctacggagtttggtccgccatcttttgtttttgagcttcacgctctttagacgtgagcatgaatggatctgattggctggtcgTCTCAGcgtgaaaggagcagtgagggaaccggtgctgagggaagctgacagatgacgtcttctccatcagttTATCCgctcgcttcaatatgttggattcatgttaacgtgtatttaaagaccataaatacaattctgattctgattctgaagacatttacgtttgtggggaaaaaaattgtcttatcaaccaaaaccTCTGTTCTACTCCACAAGATTTTAAAGACACTTGTTTAATGATTCGACGGCTTAAGCTGCTTCGCTGATTATTAACACAGAATGTCACTGATTTACTTTCATCCTACaatatttaaattatatattttcttcAGACTTTTTCTTATATTTATTCCATTTGTATCCTTTTATCCGTcctatttttcttgttttcatgGTGCAAATGACTTTTTCAGCACTTATCACAGTTGAATTTATAGAAACCAATTACCGCTCCTGAAGATTTTTCCTTTGTAGATATAAAAGCATTATTTCATAATTAAAGTTTAAAGGCTTAAATGAGATGAAAATGAAGACGTGATTACTGAATGCTTCAATAGTTATGATCTAATAACGCAACATTCTGCGTAAACGAGCTGTTTGTCTTGTAGTACTTGAAGTATATTTTGATAAtacatgttaaataaataagacgCCTCCTCTTGGGAGCAAATAACTGAGCTGAACGCTCCTTTTAAAAGCTGccgaggagaaaaacaaacagatttcaCAGGTCCGTGACCCGGATTTGTCACCTAGCGGGTCCAGAAGGGACCAGCACCTGTGTGGCTGCAGGCTCTGGAGACCAATGGTCCTCAGTGTGTCCTTCAAGATGTCAGAAGCCTCTGCTGAGGAAAGGAGGCGCGATGCTTCCTTCAGCAGCTGAGAAGGTCCTTCTGCCCCACAATGCCTTGCGGCGGCATCGTCTGACGTGACGCAGTGGAACCAAGTGAGATGGCGACAGTATACGGTGTCGTCACTTGCAGATGCTCAGGTGTTCAGTAGCTGTCTTCTCTACGAGACAACCCTTTGGTTTCTCTTTGAATCCTCCACATTCCAACCGTGTTAATAAAGTCATTCTGTTgctgtttgcttttgttgtgATCAAGACGACGTAGAGCCTCGATAACAGAGCGAGGAAGCTGATCGTCTGCTGATAGAAGTCGTTCATTAGAAGAACATCAGGTTGAAATTGTCGGCCGCTAATAACGCGCACGCTGCCTGGAAAGTCCTATTTAATATACGGAATCATCGCAATACACCACAAGTCTTAAACGCTGACGCACACCAGCAAGctggaggttgtgtgtgtgtgtgtgtgtgtgtgtgtgtgtgtgtgtgactgtgtgtctcAGCTTGTGAGAGTGTGATAAAGTCGTCACAGGATGACATCATCCCACCGTTTTAAGCTTTTTGACTTGGAAGCAGAGAAAATGGCTcagcaagacacacacacacacacacaagctgagacacacacacacacacacaagctgagacacacagttacacacacacacactaccacaCGCTGTGAAATACACACTCACAAGctgagacatacacacacacacttacaaacaGACACCGctgagactcacacacacacacactcactcccttAAGACACAGAGTAACACACAGCGTCAGGAACACACACCCTGAAAGCCTCacttacacactcacacacacgctcacactcacacacacacactcacactgacacactcaGTGTCCTTTAAGAGGCGCTGATGTCAGAACTCCGCTCATCTTTGTCCTCaggattactgtgtgtgtgtgtgtgcgtgtgtgtgtgtgtgtgttttatccccATTGTCTCTGGCACATTTTCTCCCCCTGGTACCTTTACTCGATCCCACCTGATGTCCTGATGTCCTGACGTCCTCACGAGTAGTTTAGGAACCGTTGACCTAAACTTCCTTTACTGCTTCTGTTTAACCCGAAGAAGAAACAACATTTACCTCCAATCTCTCAACAGGTAACAGACTCCTGACtgctgtctgacacacacacacacacacacacacacacacacacacacacacacacacacacacacacacacacacacacacacacacacacacacacacacacacagccctgggCGGCGTCCAGGTGGACCGCCAAGCTGCTGGCATCACACACGTACGGTCATTTTCTCCTTGGATAAGCCCAGTATGGTCACACtaccagctacacacacacacacacacacacacacacattagtgtCTTAGTGTGTCCCTGATCGTCCAGCAGTTGGTTTGGTATTAAAACCTGTGGAGAGAAGAAAATACTTCAAGGTTTCTGTGATTTTGTGATACTGTCCTTAAAAAGCTCAcacgtgtgcgcgtgcgcgtgtgcgtctgtgtgtgtgtgtgtgtgggtgcttgTTTCCTCTGTGAGGTCGAGTGAAGTAAAAGAAAACGTTGCAGTCTGTTGTCTGTCACTCAAAGTCCTCTTAAAGCCACAGGGACTAAATCATTGTCTTATTATTACGTGTAAAAGCAGCCGAGCTAAACTCCCTCCAGCTTTTGCTTATTTTATCGATGTTGTGGAAGCCGACGCATTCCGAAAAATGTCCGGGACCACGGCGATGATTTTCATCCTTTCAAAAGTATTTTAGCGTAAAACGTTAAACAAGTAGAAGAAATTTAATGACGAACAATTAGGTGTTGAAGAATATTTAAACGTTTAAATGTTGGAGCTGCAGGCGGACGAAGAGCAGCGGGATTATTTTAATCCATGTGAGCGAGACGTTGGGATTAAGATTAGGACCCAGTTTGTTTGACTTTAGGCTCCTTATTCTTCCTCCGTGTTCTCCTGCTCCGTGTTCTCCTGCTCCGTGTTCTCCTGCTCCGTGTTCTCCTGCTCCGTGTTCTCCTGCTCCGTGTTCTTCTGCTCCGTGTTCTCCTGCTCCGTGTTCTCCTGCTCCGTGTTCTCCTGCTCCGTGTTCTTCTGCTCCGTGTTCTCCTGCTCCGTGTTCTCCTGCTCCGTGTTCTTCTGCTCCGTGTTCTCTTCCTCCGTGTTCTCCTGCTCCGTGTTCTCTTCCTCCGTGTTCTTCTGCTCCGTGTTCTCCTGCTCTGTGTTCTCCTGCTCCGTGTTCTCCTGCTCCGTGTTCTCCTGCTCCGTGTTCTCCTGCTCCGTGTTCTCCTGCTCCGTGTTCTCCTGCTCTGTGTTCTCCTGCTTCGTGTTCTCCTGCTCTGTGTTCTCCTGCTTCGTGTTCTCCTGCTCCGTGTTCTCCTGCTCCGTGTTCTTCTGCTCCGTGTTCTCCTGCTCCGTGTTCTCCTGCTCCGTGTTCTCCTGCTCTGTGTTCTCCTGCTCCGTGTTCTTCTGCTCCGTGTTCTCCTGCTCCGTGTTCTCCTGCTCCGTGTTCTCCTGCTCTGTGTTCTCCGAGGTGACATTGAGTTCTGAAGcagaactatttattttttactgtccTGAGGTTTTCAGCGGCGAGTAGAGGAGATGTTCTTGAGAATTTTAGttgaaaatgtcagaaaaatatcacatttcctTCATCACAAATCGCtggtgtaaatatatataaattaaattgcatttttgtTGAATTCTCGGTTAATTGATTAATCAATTTATCAGTCGTGCAGATTACTTTTAACGCTTTACCCTTCAAGGAATCAGAAATcatcttttaccttttttggtgtttaaataaaatatgtatgtaaCTTCTGTCAAGTTCTGGTCTCtcacacattttaataataatcatcattatTTAGTGGTGCATTTGATCATCAATCATTCTTTCCTGTCGTTTGATTAAATCCACTATTATTAACCCAGAAAACCAACTTCAATATCTATCAGAGCTTATTTCTAATCGATCAATCGATGCACCCGGCTGAGGTTAATTATGGATTAGGAATTATTGTGATATAGATCTgggaattattattatgttaataaaatggaataatttgagtcttttttaCTATCATATTTTCAGCACATTTAACTGATCATTCAAACTGTTTGTTACTGAGTTCTGTTTATTGATCAGTATTTGATGCATTGACGGGTCTCCTGCAGACATTGTGTCTCAATACAGCTGTTGGTCCCGTCTCCCCGGGGCTTGTCTTCAGGTCGGGCCAAGCCTCCGGCGAGTGAATGGAGGTCAATgcagtgtgtgtccgtgtgtgtccgtccgtccgtgtgtgtgtgtgtgtgtgtgtgtgtgtgtgtgtgtgtgtgtccattagGAATCAAGGTCAGCCACTCAGCACTCCATTAGGACCATACATTCATGTCTCCCTGTCCCTCAGGCTTCATCAATcacagtctgtctctctgtctgtccgccAGCCCCAATGAATCATGGGTAGTCGCAGGACTTGGACCTCTGAAGCGTTTAAAGTGCTGAATGTCTTTGAAGGCTGCAGTTCTTTTGAGCAACAAGCAGGGGGAGTGAgaggatagtgtgtgtgtgtgtgtgtgtgtgtgtgtataatctGATtctccacgcgcacacaccaaCTAGGCGTCCAGTCACGTTACAGAGCCATATGCAAATCAGCTTACAGTTGTCATTTTTagcagctaacacacacacacacacacgcgcacacacacacgcacaccgccCGACCGTCAGTGTGACGCCTCGTGTGTCTTTGGCGCCCTCGGGGGCGTCTCACAGGTGAGGGAGGCGGAGCCATGACTGGATGTGGGGACTGTGTCTGATGATGTATCTGCATAAAGTCCCCAAATAGCAACAAACTAAAAATACTCCCCTCAGAGAGACAAGAGGTGTCTTCATTATTTTGTCCACCAGCCTTTTCACCGTATCAAAATCCTCTGAGGCTGATTCtatcaaacacaacaaaatgccaacgcgcgcacacacacacacacacacacacacacgtccatgaacagacaggaaacacacaaGCGCCCTGTGAACTCTGACCTGTGAACTCTGACCTCGGTCACAGTGAGTGACAGTTGGTCTGCAGGGCGCACGGTGACCGTCACGTTTGATGCATGTGTATTGAACTCTGACGCTTTCTCGTATCCCACGATGCCTTGCTGTCAAAGAACTGCTGACGGAAaaatgccaacacacacacacacacaaagacgcacacgcacacatactgaCAACAGTGAAAACAACCTGCCAATAGAACCAGTAGAAGCACCAGTTTGCTTCTTTTACTGACCTTCATGTCTCCAACTCCAAACAACGCAGTACAGATGCACAGCCTGATGAGTACTAATGGTTCCTTTACTAATCTTCTCTCAGTGCAGATCAACCAGCGTTAAGCTAAAGGAGGCGTGATGTTCAGGAACAGCAGGTGTGATCTCAGCGTCACACACCTTTAAACATCACACAGTTCAATGAAACATCACGGCTGGTTATTGTTGCTTAGCTGTTTATTTAAAGGAGAACCTTTACTGATTGGGGAAATCGTTGTCTGCATTGGACGCatcacacacagtgggagcagcgtGCAGCAGTTGGGTGTCTCTTGCTCTTGGACACTTGGACAGCCGGGGATCAAACCAGCAACCTTtcagttcccagcgcaccctcgcAAGGaagactttttacattttacaccttgaaaaaaaaaccctccccaAAGAGAATGATTCTTCAGATTATAGTTAGTTATTCTTCTATTTTATCATTTATCCTTAATTCATTTAAAgctaaatatgtaaatatttgtcTACGTGATGAAAGGCTCTGGGTGGATTGGAGATGGTTGGATCCCACGAGCCAGAACCAGAATGTGCTGAGGACACCATCAGAGGCTTCTAATGTGCCTCTGGTCGGTGTATCATCCACCGTCTGGACCGAAGCAAGAACCGGATCAAACGGCCTCGATGTAAAACCACTCTGGGCTCTTCTCGTGTTTGATCAAATCCTGGCGACAGATTCTGTTGGAGTCTTTGACTCCATTTGGGCCCAAACGTTGGGCGAGCCGGCTCTTGGCCCTCCTGTGGTTCTGCTTCTCCTGGTTCTCATCTCCTCGGCCAACGGGCCCCGCGGAGCCTCTGTGATCTCTGATCAGGGCTTCTGACGGGATCGCCTCTTCACgtaaacacattcatgtatTGACGGCTACCCGAACAGCTCCTTAGCTCGTTAGCCCGTTAGCTagtaagctagttagcgtgttagccagtaagctagttagcgtgttagcttgtcgcggctgctagtgttgccaccagaggcccGACAGACTTTGCAACACATCGTTCTCTGATCTCACGTGACTCACGTCGGCTCCTCTGTTGGACACGAGTtgtgtctctcgttgttcctcctgcgtCGCTCGTGTTTTCCacgtagcaacagagttacttcttgttgtgagctttacccagcatgcagttcggcggtgTGATTTTACGCCTGTATAATTATTGGTGTTACAAATAGTTTGCGTGCCTAGCtgctgttgtggtgttttaccctgttaacgGGTTTGCTGTGCGCTGTTCTTTGTTGTTATAACCATGGCTCAATCTCAACGCACATCAGGCGAGTAGCTCCGCCCGCTCGCCGCTCTGCCATGACGCGCTGAAATGAACTCTGAGCCACGTCGGTTGTTTTCCGGCGTAACGCCGATGTGAACGAACCGCTTCACCAGCTGAAGGCACAGAACACCTCTTAGGGTTtgatgacttcatgttagactggAGGAACTGGTCCcgcggtcacatgaccacacGGCGCCTCTCTTCAGCTCCGTTAAACACAGACCTGAGGTCAGTCATTTAGCCAAGAACGCAGTGACTTTGAGACGAGGCAACAGGAATAAAACACGGTCTcactcctccagctctctgtaAATAATAGATTCATTCTTGTGTAAATATTAAAGGcctctgacgttctcctccCTTCCACCGGGTCGCTCCCTCGTCGTCCATCACGGACCCCGAGTGTTCGTCAGAGACCATTGATGAAGAGGAACCTTTGGTTCTCTCCCATTATCGGTTTGTTTACTCTGAACTTCATTCTGGATTTCTGCTCTCTGATGATTCCATTTGTGGCTGAACCCGAAAACCTGCTGGTCATGAATAATAGTTCAGCTTCCACTGACGGAAATGatgtacaaacaaacaaaaacatattattttgggagcaaaaacacaaattcaatgacatttctcttttttatcggttactttttactttcatcctcctctccttgttTCCTCCCCTCGCTTCACCTGTccactttattttgtttctatAGCTTCCTAGTATGTCCCCTTTCCTACTTCCCTCTTAGTCATCTCTGTTTCCTTCCcacctctctccttttctctctctctcccttcatcctcctctctttgtcttcctctcgATCCCTCGTCTcgcgccctcctccccctcactgaAATTAACAGTGTGAACGAAGAGGAAGATAGGAAAGGAAACAAGcagtgaaaagggaaagaagaaggaggaaggaaggaaggatttTGACAAAGGAAGGAAGGGTGCAACAAAGGAAGCAAGGAGTCAATGAAGGCAGGAAGCTCGCCCCGTCTCCCTGCTGACTGCTCGCTtacagtgtgcacacacacatccatggaGTGCTGAGGTGGAGGAGTGGCGTGCtgccgcgcgcgtgtgtgtgtgtgtgaaagctgcTCTGTGATTGGACGAACCCGGCGAGATGCACCAACAGCCCAAAGAAgcagggagcagaggaggagagcgaggctgCAGATAGAGCAGAGAATACAAAgagcatgtgagtgtgtgtgtgtgtgtgtgtgcgtgtgtgacacacagaggtgtgtttgtgtagagcagcgaggaggaaacCCGATCTCTCTGTGTGGAATAACGCTGTCCGTTAGCTTGCCTGTTGGTTTTTGCCGCGAGCTCTTAGCTCTAGCCCGGCCCGGGTCGGCCCACCCGAGAGCCGGTGCTggtggaggtggcggcggcggtggcggtggtggtggggggcgatGGAGCGGTTCCTGGCCCTGTTGCGCCTGCTGAGcaggaggaggcgagggaggaggTACCGGGCGGATGACGACTACCAGGAAGGCTACGAAGACGTTTACTACTACACCAGCAAGTACAACGGCCGCCTACCGAGTGAGTCCCACGGGCGCCGCGGGGGCTTTGTTCCCCTGCTGCTGGGGGAGACCCCGTCACCACATGTGTGTATTATAGACACACTCAGGTATCCAGGCTTCGGCCAGGTGGTTTGTGGGTAATAACAAGGTAGGAAGTGTTGACTGTGGGAAGGAATGTGTACCAtgcggggacacacacacacacacacacacacacacacctaggtGTGTCGGACCCGGTTCTCTTCTGGTGTAAACGGCGGTGAGGAGACACACTCACGAGGTCTGTGCTCACTTATTGGGGTCAATCGATCTGTTGATTAATTTCTGCCATTATTGATCGTCACAATGAGAGGCGGGAGTTTCCAGACTGAAAcggccttttcaaaataaaacgacGTGGTCAAACGCCAGCTGTTAAATACCGTGCTGAATGGAGGTAAAAGGACCAAGAGCAACACAACTTGATTGTATTTGATAAAAGTGCAACTGTACAAACAACacgcttgtttgtttatttatttacattccaCTAAATGTAATCAGCTGTAATCCACCTGCACCCATGTGGCGACAACCTCTGAAACTACAAGTCATGCAAGTGCATCGACTTGAGACCCCAT
This window contains:
- the LOC144406154 gene encoding uncharacterized protein LOC144406154, encoding MVSDEHSGSVMDDEGATRWKGGEQHRAGEHGAGEHGAGEHGAEEHGAGEHRAGEHGAGEHGAGEHGAEEHGAGEHGAGEHEAGEHRAGEHEAGEHRAGEHGAGEHGAGEHGAGEHGAGEHGAGEHRAGEHGAEEHGGREHGAGEHGGREHGAEEHGAGEHGAGEHGAEEHGAGEHGAGEHGAGEHGAEEHGAGEHGAGEHGAGEHGAGEHGAGEHGGRIRSLKSNKLGPNLNPNVSLTWIKIIPLLFVRLQLQHLNV